In a genomic window of Elusimicrobiota bacterium:
- a CDS encoding acyltransferase, giving the protein MSLVRAAMIQTVNAYPDMPESVKDLRGLKRRLDAVRGANVEHNAGLIRVAAKAGGKIVCLGELCTGPYFAMTKDPMWLAMAEDAATGPSVNAFAEAARDNGIVVVAPIYELDAESKKRFNTAVVIEADGTIIGKYRKTHIPCGANEQGEFAETYYYGRSEGPQNKRSPKILGKNPYFPVFKTSVGKVGVAICYDRHFEGVVAALAEAGAELVFSPAVTFGAKSRRLWNQEFLVDACRHRLFIGGSNRRGEEKPWNQPYFGASYFAGPDGEKVSNRSPRPDLVIADLDLGSLKKPDPSGWDLKRDVRPKIY; this is encoded by the coding sequence ATGAGCCTCGTCCGCGCGGCTATGATCCAGACGGTCAACGCGTACCCGGACATGCCGGAGTCCGTGAAGGACCTTCGGGGGCTCAAGCGCCGCCTCGACGCGGTCCGCGGCGCGAACGTGGAGCACAACGCCGGCCTGATCCGCGTCGCCGCGAAGGCCGGGGGGAAGATCGTCTGCCTCGGGGAGCTGTGCACCGGGCCGTACTTCGCCATGACCAAGGACCCGATGTGGCTGGCCATGGCCGAGGACGCGGCGACGGGGCCCAGCGTGAACGCCTTCGCCGAGGCCGCGAGGGACAACGGCATCGTCGTCGTGGCGCCGATCTACGAGCTCGACGCCGAGTCGAAGAAGCGCTTCAACACCGCGGTCGTCATCGAGGCCGACGGGACGATCATCGGCAAGTACCGCAAGACGCACATCCCCTGCGGCGCCAACGAGCAGGGCGAGTTCGCGGAGACGTATTATTACGGACGCAGCGAAGGGCCGCAGAATAAGAGATCGCCGAAGATACTCGGCAAGAACCCTTACTTTCCCGTCTTCAAGACCTCGGTCGGGAAGGTCGGCGTGGCCATCTGCTACGACCGCCATTTCGAGGGCGTCGTCGCGGCCTTGGCCGAGGCGGGCGCGGAGCTCGTGTTCTCCCCCGCCGTCACCTTCGGGGCCAAATCGCGGCGTCTATGGAATCAGGAATTCCTCGTCGACGCATGCCGCCACCGCCTCTTCATCGGCGGCTCCAACCGCCGCGGCGAGGAGAAGCCGTGGAACCAGCCCTACTTCGGCGCGAGCTACTTCGCCGGCCCCGACGGCGAAAAGGTCTCCAACCGCTCCCCGCGCCCGGACCTCGTGATCGCCGACCTCGACCTCGGGTCGCTCAAGAAGCCCGACCCGTCGGGCTGGGACCTCAAGCGCGACGTCCGGCCCAAGATCTACTGA